In the genome of Leguminivora glycinivorella isolate SPB_JAAS2020 chromosome 21, LegGlyc_1.1, whole genome shotgun sequence, one region contains:
- the LOC125237356 gene encoding uncharacterized protein LOC125237356 produces MGPNPKRMIFLVLLLNLALNVVGVPNVIPEYVYEFGKKGGDKIFNSHSWIGWLRFDTEVTIPCPPDTQVSYVKVTVKAINPPKVDYNEETRTVSIKYSYVEFSGSTYRIYAEGIKLYKDT; encoded by the exons ATGGGTCCTAATCCTAAACGAATGATATTTTTGGTTCTATTACTGAACCTGGCATTAAATGTTGTGGGTGTCCCAAATGTTATACCAGAATATGTGTATGAGTTTG GTAAAAAAGGCGGAGACAAAATATTCAATAGCCATAGCTGGATTGGGTGGCTTCGATTTGATACAGAAGTCACTATACCT TGCCCACCAGATACTCAAGTAAGCTACGTCAAGGTGACTGTGAAGGCGATCAACCCCCCAAAAGTGGACTACAATGAAGAAACCAGAACCGTCAGTATAAAATACTCGTACGTCGAGTTTTCTGGAAGCACGTACAGAATTTATGCTGAAGGTATAAAACTATATAAAGACACGTAG